From Coffea arabica cultivar ET-39 chromosome 2e, Coffea Arabica ET-39 HiFi, whole genome shotgun sequence, the proteins below share one genomic window:
- the LOC113728576 gene encoding transcription factor TCP3 has product MQDVSNQGSTRLKPKRAKGNSIEMPGGRIFRSTGRKDRHSKVGTARGPRDRRVRLSPNTAIEFYDVQDRLGYDRPSKAIDWLMKEAKAAIDALEHDFSYATTTNLDGCSILMQPRNPLPEKGLDVQEESRINCSESACRIDSQEYMNNDDTSINNFSFFSMENGVIPPTSSLGFYSYPHGGDLSTSRNNKSQTQGLSPSFHTVQDFSFLFSGGQQGLIPPPSSSSHCQGEINSETARCQRILAWNSNSSNAKGSQETLVNSELPLHFPSPFDQNQLLFHREPLQSSFSPIRGPTLDSQFPNLCFSSARFSSDGGLSELSAAARIPGPEKQKPVSSKPSSPTNLLHYQD; this is encoded by the coding sequence ATGCAAGACGTTTCCAATCAAGGGTCAACAAGATTGAAGCCTAAAAGAGCAAAAGGAAATAGTATAGAGATGCCTGGTGGGCGCATTTTTCGATCCACAGGAAGAAAGGACCGGCACAGCAAGGTCGGTACTGCTAGAGGTCCGAGGGACAGACGAGTTAGACTATCACCAAACACTGCTATCGAGTTCTATGACGTGCAAGACCGGCTTGGCTATGACCGTCCCAGTAAAGCCATTGATTGGCTAATGAAGGAGGCAAAAGCTGCTATTGATGCTCTTGAGCATGATTTTAGCTATGCTACCACAACCAATCTTGATGGTTGCAGCATTTTGATGCAACCAAGAAATCCTCTACCGGAAAAAGGCCTTGATGTTCAAGAAGAGAGCAGAATTAACTGCTCAGAATCTGCATGTAGAATTGACAGCCAAGAGTATATGAATAACGATGATACCTCCATCAACAATTTCAGTTTCTTTTCCATGGAAAATGGTGTCATTCCACCCACATCCTCACTTGGCTTCTATAGCTACCCACATGGTGGTGATCTTAGTACTTCAAGAAACAATAAAAGTCAAACACAAGGGCTTTCTCCGTCTTTCCACACTGTCCAagatttctcttttcttttttctggtgGTCAACAGGGTCTAATTCCACCACCCTCCTCCTCATCACATTGTCAAGGTGAAATCAATTCAGAAACGGCTAGATGTCAAAGAATTTTGGCTTGGAATTCTAATTCTAGCAATGCAAAAGGATCTCAGGAGACTCTAGTCAACTCTGAGCTGCCACTACATTTTCCATCACCTTTTGACCAGAATCAGTTGCTTTTTCACAGGGAACCCCTTCAGTCCAGCTTCTCTCCAATCCGTGGTCCAACATTGGATAGCCAATTTCCAAATTTATGTTTTTCAAGCGCTAGATTTTCCAGTGATGGTGGGTTATCAGAACTTTCTGCTGCAGCCAGAATTCCAGGCCCTGAGAAGCAAAAGCCAGTTTCTAGCAAGCCATCTTCACCTACAAATCTTCTGCATTATCAAGACTAA
- the LOC113731028 gene encoding nudix hydrolase 15, mitochondrial-like, translating to MVPLLRRVSSIPLKLMFSSSLTPNSFSKFVMDSSSNPSNCFGGSHILMALAQQLRTYKPPLTPDDDDNPKNEIEEQKLQESAGKVVSQVGFPESATPVAHQPERFRPKRAAVLICLFEGDAGEFRVILTKRSSRLSTHSGEVALPGGKAEEADANDAETATREAKEEIGLDPSLVNVVTCLEPFLSKHLLRVIPVIGILSDRRAFTPTPNAAEVEAVFDAPLEMFLKDENRTSEEREWMGDKYLIHFFDYEMDGKNYLVWGLTAGILIRAASVVYQRPPTFLEQNPKFKVPRVVDRDTTMR from the exons ATGGTACCATTGCTCAGGAGAGTATCATCAATTCCTCTAAAATTGATGTTCTCATCATCACTCACGCCAAATTCTTTCTCCAAATTCGTTATGGATTCTTCCTCAAACCCGTCCAATTGCTTCGGTGGATCGCATATACTAATGGCCTTGGCCCAACAACTCCGGACGTACAAACCACCTTTAACACCAGATGATGATGACAACCCCAAGAATGAAATTGAGGagcaaaaacttcaagaaagtGCTGGAAAAGTTGTTTCCCAAGTGGGTTTTCCAGAATCAGCTACTCCAGTTGCTCATCAACCTGAAAGATTTAGACCCAAACGAGCTGCTGTTTTGATCTGTCTTTTTGAAGGGGATGCTGGAGAGTTTCGTGTGATCCTTACTAAAAGGTCTTCAAGGCTTTCTACTCATTCTG GCGAAGTTGCCTTGCCTGGAGGTAAAGCTGAGGAGGCAGATGCCAACGATGCTGAAACTGCAACAAGGGAAGCAAAAGAGGAGATAGGATTGGATCCTTCACTTGTTAATGTTGTGACATGTCTTGAGCCATTCTTATCTAAG CACCTACTTAGAGTAATTCCTGTTATTGGCATACTCTCTGATAGAAGGGCATTCACTCCCACACCCAATGCTGCTGAAGTTGAAGCAGTTTTTGATGCTCCACTGGAAATGTTTCTCAAG GATGAAAATAGAACATCGGAAGAAAGAGAATGGATGGGAGACAAGTATCtgattcatttttttgactatGAAATGGATGGTAAGAACTATCTGGTATGGGGTCTTACTGCTGGCATTTTAATAAGGGCAGCATCAGTGGTATATCAAAGGCCGCCTACTTTCTTGGAGCAAAATCCGAAATTCAAGGTCCCTAGGGTTGTGGATAGAGATACTACAATGCGTTAA
- the LOC113728577 gene encoding nudix hydrolase 11-like, with translation MDRNKFEGSQKLNNLAEQLRLYKPPTNYSTNNKITNPIEDDKISNASQHENVKSNNRAAVLICLFEGIDGDVRVILTKRSSTLSSHSGEVALPGGKVEEGDANDIETALREAKEEIGLDPSLVNVVTVLESFTTKRGISVVPVIGIMQDRYAFKPDANTAEVEEIFDAPLEMFLKDENRREVELEWMGEKYALHFFDHNSENKKFVIWALTAGILIRAASIVYQRLPAFQERRPSFWNRSGL, from the exons ATGGACCGCAACAAGTTTGAAGGATCCCAGAAACTTAACAACTTAGCTGAACAGCTCCGTTTATACAAACCTCCAACTAATTATAgtaccaacaacaaaatcacaAATCCTATTGAAGATGATAAAATTAGTAATGCCAGCCAACATGAAAATGTCAAATCCAATAATAGAGCTGCAGTCCTGATCTGCCTGTTTGAAGGGATTGATGGAGATGTCCGTGTTATCCTCACCAAAAGATCTTCAACGCTGTCCTCCCATTCAG GGGAAGTAGCATTGCCAGGTGGAAAAGTTGAGGAGGGCGATGCTAATGACATTGAGACAGCATTGAGGGAGGCTAAGGAGGAAATAGGATTGGACCCTTCACTTGTAAATGTTGTTACTGTTCTTGAATCCTTCACTACTAAG CGGGGGATATCAGTCGTTCCTGTTATTGGTATTATGCAGGACAGATACGCATTTAAACCAGATGCAAATACTGCAGAAGTGGAAGAAATATTTGATGCACCCCTAGAGATGTTTCTCAAG GACGAAAACAGAAGAGAAGTGGAGCTAGAATGGATGGGAGAAAAATATGCACTCCATTTCTTTGATCACAACTCAGAGAACAAGAAGTTTGTTATATGGGCTTTAACTGCTGGCATTTTGATAAGAGCTGCATCAATTGTATATCAACGGTTGCCAGCCTTTCAGGAGCGGAGGCCAAGTTTCTGGAATAGAAGTGGCTTGTGA